A single window of Rhizobium sp. CCGE531 DNA harbors:
- a CDS encoding efflux RND transporter permease subunit: MKKFNLSDWALEHRSLVWYFMIVFILAGAFSYIGLGREEDPAFTIKTMIIQAQWPGASAEEVTKQVTDRIEKKLEELDSLDYTKSETVAGQTTIFVELLPTTKAKDVNAIWMRVRNMIGDIKGNFPSGVVGPFFNDSFGDVYGNIYAFTSDGLTQRQLRDLVEDARAKVLTVPNIGKVDIIGAQDEAIYLEFSTRKIAALGLNQQSVIDTLQAQNAVTQSGFVDAGPERIALRVSGQFTSEESLRSINLRVNDRFFPLTDVATIKRGYVDPPSSLFRFNGQPAVGLAIGMKTGANLLEFGKALDKEIEQVTADLPIGVDVQRVSDQPAVVDEAVSGFTRALFEAIVIVLAISFISLGVRAGLVVAISIPLVLAITFLVMAYTGISMQRISLGALIIALGLLVDDAMIAVEMMVARLEVGDDLRKAATYVYTSTAFPMLTGTLVTVAGFIPVGLNTSAAGEFTFTLFVVIAVSLLVSWVVAVLFTPLLGVTILPKSMKSHHEQKGRFARAFAWLLGVALRWRWITIGATVATFALSIGGMSLVQQQFFPSSDRPELIVDWNLPQNSSISETNKQMARFEREMLANNKDIDHWTSYVGQGAPRFILSFDVQTPDVSFGQTVIVTKGLDVRDKVKAELQDYLTKTFPGTDAFVKLLDIGPPVGKPVQYRISGPSIQKVRDIAQQFAGIVGQHRLLSNMTFDWNEPSRVVKVDVLQDKARQLGVSSQDIATALNSIVEGSAATQIRDDIYLVDVIGRAETSERGSIETLQNLQLAGSNGKSVPLSAVANFHYELEQPTIWRRTRIPTITIKAAVAGSTQPATVVNELQPKVDEFRKSLPSGYHIVDGGSVEESAKAQGPIVAVAPLMLFIMATILMIQLQSFSRLFLVFAVAPLALIGVVAALLLSNAPLGFVAILGVLALIGILIRNSVILIVQIEHLRSEGVPPWQAVIEATEHRMRPIMLTAAAATLALIPISREIFWGPMAYAMMGGIVVGTVLTLLFLPALYVAWFRIPRDSAQH; the protein is encoded by the coding sequence GTGAAAAAATTCAACCTGTCCGACTGGGCGCTCGAACATCGTTCGCTCGTCTGGTACTTCATGATCGTCTTCATTCTGGCCGGCGCCTTTTCCTATATCGGTCTAGGTCGCGAGGAAGATCCCGCCTTCACCATCAAGACGATGATCATTCAGGCGCAATGGCCCGGCGCATCGGCCGAAGAAGTGACCAAGCAGGTCACCGATCGCATCGAAAAGAAGCTCGAGGAGCTGGATTCGCTCGACTATACCAAGAGCGAGACGGTTGCCGGCCAGACGACCATTTTTGTCGAACTTCTGCCGACGACCAAAGCCAAGGATGTCAATGCCATCTGGATGCGGGTCCGCAACATGATTGGCGACATCAAGGGGAATTTCCCAAGCGGTGTCGTCGGACCGTTTTTCAATGACAGCTTCGGCGACGTCTACGGCAATATTTACGCCTTTACCAGCGACGGGCTGACACAGCGCCAGCTTCGCGATCTGGTCGAGGATGCGCGCGCAAAAGTGCTGACGGTTCCTAATATCGGCAAGGTGGACATTATCGGCGCACAGGACGAGGCCATCTATCTCGAATTTTCGACGCGAAAGATCGCAGCGCTCGGGCTGAACCAGCAGTCCGTCATCGACACGCTGCAGGCGCAGAATGCCGTCACCCAATCCGGTTTCGTCGATGCCGGTCCCGAGCGCATCGCCCTGCGGGTCAGTGGCCAGTTCACGTCCGAGGAGAGCCTTCGATCGATCAATCTTCGTGTCAACGACCGCTTCTTTCCGTTGACCGATGTCGCGACGATCAAGCGGGGCTATGTGGATCCTCCCTCGTCGCTGTTCAGATTTAACGGCCAGCCGGCCGTCGGGCTTGCCATCGGCATGAAGACCGGGGCAAATCTGCTTGAGTTCGGCAAGGCGCTCGACAAGGAGATTGAACAGGTCACGGCCGATCTTCCCATCGGCGTCGATGTCCAGCGCGTATCCGATCAGCCCGCCGTCGTCGACGAAGCCGTGTCGGGCTTCACGCGCGCGCTGTTCGAGGCGATCGTCATCGTGCTTGCGATCAGCTTCATCAGCCTCGGCGTTCGGGCGGGGCTCGTGGTTGCCATCTCCATTCCGCTCGTGCTGGCGATCACCTTCCTCGTCATGGCCTATACCGGCATTTCGATGCAGCGTATTTCGCTTGGGGCGCTGATTATCGCCCTTGGCCTCCTGGTCGACGACGCGATGATCGCCGTGGAGATGATGGTTGCCCGATTGGAGGTGGGCGATGATCTGAGAAAAGCGGCGACATATGTTTATACGTCGACCGCCTTCCCGATGCTGACCGGTACGCTCGTAACGGTTGCAGGCTTTATCCCCGTCGGCCTCAATACCAGCGCCGCCGGTGAATTCACCTTCACTCTCTTCGTGGTCATCGCCGTTTCGCTCCTGGTTTCCTGGGTGGTTGCTGTGCTGTTCACGCCGCTGCTCGGCGTGACGATCCTTCCGAAATCCATGAAATCGCATCATGAGCAGAAGGGCCGTTTTGCACGGGCCTTCGCATGGCTCCTGGGCGTGGCCCTGCGCTGGCGCTGGATTACGATTGGTGCCACTGTTGCAACCTTCGCCCTTTCCATTGGCGGAATGAGCCTGGTGCAACAGCAGTTTTTCCCTTCCTCCGACAGACCGGAGCTGATCGTCGACTGGAACCTGCCGCAGAACAGCTCGATTTCAGAGACGAACAAGCAGATGGCCAGGTTCGAGCGCGAGATGCTGGCCAACAACAAGGACATCGATCATTGGACGAGCTATGTCGGCCAGGGCGCGCCTCGCTTCATCCTATCCTTTGATGTGCAGACACCCGATGTCTCCTTCGGGCAGACGGTGATCGTCACCAAGGGGCTCGACGTTCGCGACAAGGTTAAAGCCGAACTGCAGGATTATCTGACGAAGACCTTCCCCGGCACCGACGCGTTCGTGAAGCTGCTCGATATCGGCCCCCCGGTCGGCAAGCCGGTACAATATCGGATCAGCGGCCCGAGTATCCAGAAGGTCCGGGACATTGCCCAGCAATTCGCAGGCATCGTCGGTCAGCATCGCTTGCTGTCCAACATGACGTTCGACTGGAACGAGCCGTCACGAGTCGTCAAGGTCGATGTCCTTCAGGATAAGGCACGGCAACTGGGTGTCTCGTCGCAGGACATTGCAACGGCGCTGAACAGCATCGTCGAGGGATCGGCGGCGACGCAGATCCGGGATGACATCTATCTCGTCGATGTGATCGGCCGCGCCGAAACCTCCGAGCGAGGCTCGATCGAAACGCTGCAAAACCTTCAGCTTGCCGGCTCCAATGGCAAGTCCGTGCCATTGTCCGCCGTTGCGAATTTCCACTATGAATTGGAGCAGCCAACGATTTGGCGCCGGACGCGTATACCGACCATCACCATCAAGGCTGCGGTCGCCGGATCGACGCAGCCGGCGACTGTTGTCAACGAACTGCAGCCGAAAGTCGACGAGTTCCGCAAGAGCCTTCCAAGCGGCTACCACATCGTCGACGGCGGTTCGGTCGAGGAAAGCGCAAAAGCGCAGGGCCCGATCGTGGCGGTAGCGCCGCTCATGTTGTTCATCATGGCGACGATCCTGATGATCCAGTTGCAAAGCTTCAGCAGGCTGTTCCTGGTCTTTGCCGTCGCGCCATTGGCGTTGATCGGCGTTGTCGCGGCCTTGTTGCTCAGCAATGCGCCGCTGGGGTTTGTTGCGATCCTGGGCGTCTTGGCGCTGATTGGCATTCTGATCCGCAACTCGGTGATCCTCATCGTGCAGATCGAACACCTTCGAAGCGAGGGTGTACCGCCCTGGCAAGCCGTCATCGAGGCGACGGAGCACCGGATGCGGCCCATCATGCTGACGGCGGCGGCTGCGACGCTCGCGCTGATCCCGATCTCCCGGGAGATATTCTGGGGGCCGATGGCTTATGCGATGATGGGCGGCATTGTCGTCGGTACGGTCCTGACGCTGCTCTTCCTCCCAGCCTTGTATGTTGCCTGGTTCCGAATTCCCCGCGACAGCGCGCAACACTGA
- a CDS encoding alpha/beta hydrolase, with translation MSQLGRRGFAVLMVLSVLAGCAGRLENVLEPLAAAMPGTSTVDMMVATTRRPTDKPGELYSGERGTAISFNDIVVSIPPDRNRKIGEVQWPSHVPANPAKEFAVTKVGGVASERNIFEWFNKNRNAKRQVVIFVHGFNNTYSDAVFRFAQIMHDSGTDAAPILFTWPSRGKVFDYLYDKESTNFSRRALEDLILQSARSPDVGEVTILAHSMGSWLTAEALRGVAMRNKAIPAKVKNVILASPDIDIDVFRRQMIEMGPQRPHFTIFSSTRDKALQVSQWLSGGVSRVGGFDSTPYAADLAKLGITVIDTSSVKADDALGHNTFADNRDTVQLLGRRLAGQSLDTGQVSLADRVGMAAVRTADLAGSAAKVAVAAPMSIVSDDARQVLKQQFSSGPSPIVDGRVSY, from the coding sequence ATGTCACAGCTTGGACGAAGGGGCTTCGCCGTTCTGATGGTTCTATCGGTATTGGCGGGTTGTGCGGGGCGGCTGGAGAATGTTCTCGAGCCCCTCGCGGCCGCCATGCCAGGCACGAGCACCGTGGACATGATGGTGGCCACCACCCGCCGTCCGACCGACAAACCGGGCGAGCTCTATTCCGGCGAGCGCGGAACGGCGATATCCTTCAACGATATCGTCGTTTCCATTCCTCCGGATCGAAATCGTAAAATCGGCGAAGTGCAGTGGCCATCGCATGTGCCGGCCAATCCCGCGAAGGAATTCGCTGTTACGAAGGTCGGAGGGGTCGCGTCCGAGCGCAACATTTTCGAATGGTTCAACAAGAACCGCAACGCCAAGCGGCAGGTCGTCATTTTCGTGCACGGCTTCAACAACACCTATTCCGACGCGGTCTTTCGCTTCGCCCAGATCATGCATGATTCCGGAACGGATGCTGCGCCGATCCTCTTCACCTGGCCCTCGCGCGGCAAGGTCTTCGATTATCTCTACGATAAGGAGAGCACGAATTTCTCAAGGCGAGCGCTGGAGGATCTGATCCTGCAATCGGCCAGGAGTCCGGATGTCGGCGAGGTGACGATTCTCGCGCATTCCATGGGATCCTGGCTGACGGCGGAAGCGTTGCGTGGCGTTGCCATGCGCAACAAGGCAATTCCGGCAAAGGTGAAGAACGTCATCTTGGCATCACCCGACATCGATATCGACGTATTTCGCCGGCAGATGATCGAGATGGGGCCGCAACGTCCGCATTTCACGATCTTTTCCTCGACAAGGGATAAGGCGCTGCAGGTTTCGCAATGGCTATCCGGTGGCGTCAGTCGCGTCGGCGGCTTCGATTCGACGCCCTATGCCGCGGATTTGGCCAAGCTCGGGATCACGGTCATCGATACAAGTTCCGTCAAAGCGGACGATGCGCTGGGCCATAATACATTTGCGGACAATCGCGATACAGTCCAGCTGCTTGGACGGCGGCTGGCGGGACAGTCGTTGGATACCGGGCAAGTCTCGCTTGCGGACCGCGTCGGCATGGCGGCCGTCCGAACGGCGGACCTGGCGGGATCGGCAGCGAAAGTCGCGGTCGCAGCGCCCATGTCGATTGTCAGCGATGATGCAAGGCAGGTGCTGAAGCAGCAATTTTCCTCTGGCCCGTCGCCTATCGTCGATGGGCGAGTTTCTTATTGA
- a CDS encoding ATP-binding protein: protein MPKLFWKFFMIIWLTLAATVSIVIITVKLIQAVPFAHELEQDRRTLLVNLAANILIEDSEDAARRFVFTSEKTQPLGLSMSKSSSANACPQGNTTDARSVSRDGSCYRIFVTTPMRFTFEIFAPFLPWLTILISSTISAGALARYLIRPVVHLRDGLSALAHGRFDFRIGDKMAGRTDEVTALAHDFDSSAARLQEFQDAQQQLFHDVSHELRSPLSRLQAVVGVLRQNPAKLDVMLDRADREVERLDVLVGEILTLARLTAGSSIPLKTQSLDVIELLNEILGDADFEAQSREISITTSVGGTFPAEVEGELIYRALENVVRNAVKYTAAQSRITVSCEAKSDLLTIRVTDQGPGVGRDELDRIFQPFSRGNDAVTRGGYGLGLAITCQAIERHGGRVFASLPTAGGLAVTLEIPRKPMGHGGAGDRI from the coding sequence ATGCCCAAGCTCTTCTGGAAGTTCTTCATGATTATCTGGCTGACGCTTGCAGCAACCGTCAGCATCGTCATTATCACAGTGAAGCTCATTCAAGCGGTTCCCTTCGCGCATGAACTGGAACAGGATCGGCGGACGCTTCTCGTCAACCTTGCCGCAAACATCCTGATTGAGGATAGCGAAGACGCCGCCCGGCGTTTCGTGTTCACGAGCGAAAAGACGCAGCCGCTTGGCCTTTCCATGTCGAAGAGTTCCAGCGCCAACGCCTGCCCGCAGGGAAACACGACCGATGCACGTTCTGTCTCAAGGGATGGGAGTTGCTACCGAATTTTCGTGACGACGCCGATGCGTTTCACCTTTGAAATCTTCGCTCCATTCCTGCCATGGCTCACGATCCTGATATCGAGCACGATATCGGCGGGCGCGCTCGCCCGATACCTCATTCGCCCCGTCGTTCATCTGCGCGACGGCCTGAGCGCGCTCGCACATGGCCGCTTCGACTTCCGCATCGGCGACAAGATGGCGGGACGCACGGACGAAGTTACGGCGCTCGCGCATGACTTCGATTCCAGTGCCGCGCGGCTGCAGGAATTTCAGGATGCACAGCAGCAGTTGTTTCACGACGTCTCCCATGAATTGCGTTCGCCGCTATCCCGCCTGCAGGCCGTCGTGGGCGTCCTGCGGCAAAACCCGGCGAAACTCGACGTCATGCTGGACCGAGCGGACCGGGAGGTCGAACGCCTCGATGTGCTGGTGGGCGAAATCCTGACGCTTGCCAGGCTGACCGCCGGCTCGAGCATACCGCTGAAAACCCAATCCCTCGATGTCATCGAACTTCTGAACGAAATCCTGGGCGACGCGGATTTCGAGGCGCAGTCACGGGAGATCTCGATCACCACCAGTGTCGGCGGCACATTCCCGGCGGAAGTCGAGGGCGAATTGATCTATAGGGCACTTGAAAACGTCGTGCGGAACGCCGTCAAATACACCGCCGCTCAAAGCCGAATAACCGTATCTTGCGAAGCGAAATCCGACCTGCTTACCATCCGCGTCACCGATCAAGGGCCAGGGGTCGGGCGGGATGAGCTGGACCGCATCTTCCAGCCGTTTTCGCGCGGCAACGACGCCGTAACGAGAGGCGGATACGGCCTTGGCCTTGCAATCACCTGCCAGGCGATCGAGCGCCACGGCGGGCGCGTGTTCGCATCGTTGCCCACTGCCGGCGGCCTCGCCGTCACCCTCGAAATCCCTCGAAAGCCGATGGGCCACGGCGGGGCTGGTGATCGGATCTAA
- a CDS encoding response regulator, protein MSKVLLIDDDVELTMLLQEYLIEEGYDVATDTDGRAAIAAAAGNTVDIIVLDIMMPRMNGIEVLQRIRKLSQIPVLMLTARGDDVDRISGLNLGADDYVPKPCSPGELAARLRAILRRTHQPAGASIDVVKAGQLVIHPGKRSAEWCGEPLELTGTEFGLLEILARNAGQLVSKQDISKHAFGKPLTPFDRRIDVHISSVRQKLGLRGDGQSWIQSVRGLGYQLLVD, encoded by the coding sequence ATGAGCAAGGTTCTTCTCATCGACGATGATGTCGAGCTAACGATGCTTTTGCAGGAATATCTCATCGAGGAAGGATATGACGTCGCAACCGACACGGATGGGCGCGCAGCCATTGCCGCTGCCGCCGGAAATACGGTCGATATCATCGTCCTTGATATCATGATGCCCCGGATGAACGGGATCGAAGTTCTGCAGAGAATTCGCAAGCTGAGCCAGATCCCCGTGCTGATGCTGACGGCAAGAGGCGATGATGTCGACAGAATATCCGGCTTGAACCTTGGCGCTGACGATTATGTTCCGAAGCCATGCTCGCCTGGCGAACTTGCGGCGAGGTTGCGCGCGATCTTGCGCCGGACGCACCAGCCGGCAGGCGCATCGATCGATGTCGTGAAGGCAGGTCAGCTCGTGATCCATCCCGGTAAGAGAAGCGCCGAATGGTGCGGCGAGCCGTTGGAGCTGACCGGCACCGAGTTCGGCCTGCTCGAAATCCTTGCCCGCAACGCCGGCCAGCTGGTGTCAAAGCAGGACATTTCCAAGCATGCTTTTGGAAAGCCGCTTACGCCCTTCGATCGCCGCATCGATGTTCATATCAGCAGCGTTCGTCAGAAGCTCGGGCTGCGAGGGGACGGTCAATCCTGGATCCAATCCGTGCGAGGTTTGGGCTATCAGCTGCTCGTGGATTGA
- a CDS encoding efflux RND transporter periplasmic adaptor subunit — translation MKKPSIRFAAAFVAATLLFPFSFRNAAAEQTSAPALTVSLATPEQREWPETVPASGWLKSWQDAIIASETSGLRITDILVDVGSVVKKGQTLARLSQDSVLAELRKQEAAVVTAKAKLAKATADADRARQLRSSGALSAEKITEYFADEQTATASLASEEAALDSEKIKLAQTTITAVDDGLITSRSADLGTVVSTGTELFRMVRQQRVEWQAEVSARYLPSISEGLKATINGPDGRRIEGKVRLVGPSVSTDTSRAIIYVALPADVRPRIGFYVTGSIELRTAPAMTVPETAIVFRDGLSYVFTEGDDSRVRRVRVETGRRNNGEVEILSGIERSTKVVTSGGAFLSDNDLVKIAETH, via the coding sequence TTGAAAAAGCCGTCCATAAGGTTCGCAGCCGCATTCGTCGCGGCTACGCTTCTCTTTCCCTTTTCCTTTCGAAATGCCGCGGCGGAACAGACATCAGCACCCGCTCTTACCGTTTCCCTTGCTACGCCGGAGCAACGGGAATGGCCGGAGACCGTTCCGGCGAGCGGTTGGCTAAAGTCGTGGCAGGATGCAATCATCGCCTCGGAAACGAGCGGCCTGCGCATCACGGATATTCTGGTCGATGTCGGATCCGTGGTCAAGAAAGGGCAGACGCTGGCGCGGCTATCGCAGGATAGCGTTCTGGCCGAGCTTCGCAAACAGGAAGCTGCTGTCGTGACGGCCAAGGCCAAGCTGGCCAAAGCCACGGCCGACGCAGATCGGGCGAGGCAGCTGCGGTCTTCCGGCGCTTTGTCCGCTGAGAAGATCACCGAATATTTTGCCGACGAGCAAACCGCGACCGCGAGCCTCGCATCCGAGGAGGCGGCGCTCGACAGTGAAAAGATCAAGCTTGCTCAAACGACGATTACGGCCGTGGACGATGGCCTGATAACCTCGCGCTCCGCGGATCTCGGCACGGTCGTTTCCACCGGCACCGAGCTGTTTCGCATGGTTCGCCAGCAGCGTGTCGAATGGCAGGCGGAAGTATCGGCTCGCTATCTTCCCAGCATTTCGGAAGGCTTGAAGGCCACCATCAACGGCCCCGACGGCCGCCGGATCGAGGGGAAGGTGCGGCTGGTTGGCCCATCGGTAAGCACCGATACAAGCCGCGCAATCATCTATGTCGCGCTGCCGGCAGATGTGCGGCCGCGGATCGGGTTCTACGTCACGGGCAGCATAGAGCTGCGGACGGCGCCGGCCATGACTGTTCCCGAAACGGCGATCGTTTTCCGCGACGGCCTTAGCTACGTTTTCACGGAAGGCGACGACAGCCGCGTGCGACGGGTCCGGGTGGAGACCGGGCGTCGCAATAATGGCGAAGTCGAAATCCTTTCCGGCATCGAGCGGTCCACGAAGGTCGTCACGTCAGGCGGAGCGTTTCTGTCCGACAATGATCTTGTAAAAATTGCGGAGACGCACTGA
- a CDS encoding efflux RND transporter permease subunit, whose translation MNFSAWSIRNPVPAILLFAMLGLGGLLAFKQLAIQNFPDMDLPTIKISATLDGAAPTQLETEVARTIEDSLASLSYLDHITTTITDGTVSIKVSFKLDKDSEAALNEVRNAIDSVKADLPSQMETPSVTKDTVQSSALVAYAVRSTSLDETELSWFIDNDLTKALLSVPGVGQVNRIGGVDREVHVDLDPGTMASLGVTAATVSSQLKAVQADTSGGLGEIGGTRQTLRTLGNLPSVEALKALSIPLANGQQARLDDVASVKDSFADRTSIAYLDGKPVIAVEIKRSKGFSDSGVAEDVDAAIKTFAAAHPNVQIDQAYSTIGPIMDNYHGSMHMLYEGAILAIIVVWLFLRDWRATILSAVALPLSVIPTFLAMYFAGFSLNILTLLSLSLVIGILVDDAIVEIENIARHLQMGKRPIDAAMEAANEIGLAVIATTFTLVAVFLPTAFMSGIPGLLFRQFGVTAAVAVLASLVVARLLTPMMAAYFMKAHPSEEKDGRIMRAYLAVAKAALNYRKTTVTITAVIVALSLSTIPFLKSGFLPASDDARTQITLTMQPGSTIRQTDVMARKAADIVGKLRDVTHVFSSVGSSSSGGGMDSSSTSDVGSATIVVVLTPISERNRKQAEIENDIRQALSALPGMRVEVGSSGNGTKLEITLASDDAGALDSASTALEEQLRTVQGIGAVTSTAARQAPEIQITPDFARAAALGITSNSVASAVRVATNGEYSADLPKLTLPQRQIPIVVRFSPETRASLDDIKNVRVAGTNGNVDLGSIADIRIGGSPSEIDRIDRMRNVTVSVELNGRILGDVNREAKALPALQHLPPGVTLVEQGELQRSSELFQSFGLAMAIGIFCIYAVLVLLFHDFLQPLTLLMALPLSLGGALVPLVMTGTSFSMAAVIGLLMLMGVVTKNSILLIEYAIMSRRQGMSRFDALIDACHKRARPIVMTTIAMASGMLPVALSLTGGDSSFRQPMAIVVIGGVTTSTLLSLIVIPVIFTFVDDLETVLKRLLRRVGLAHETATETPAPDGHEAIAFNSDRARRGHGHG comes from the coding sequence ATGAATTTCTCAGCATGGTCCATTCGCAATCCCGTGCCGGCGATTTTGCTGTTTGCAATGCTCGGCCTTGGCGGGCTCCTGGCCTTCAAACAGCTGGCGATCCAGAATTTCCCGGATATGGATCTGCCAACGATCAAAATCTCCGCGACGCTCGACGGCGCCGCCCCGACGCAGCTCGAGACGGAGGTCGCCCGCACCATCGAGGACAGTCTCGCTTCCCTCAGCTATCTCGATCACATCACCACGACGATTACCGACGGTACGGTCTCGATCAAGGTTTCCTTCAAACTCGACAAGGACAGCGAAGCGGCATTGAACGAAGTCCGCAATGCCATCGATAGCGTGAAGGCCGATCTTCCCTCGCAGATGGAGACGCCGAGCGTTACCAAGGATACCGTCCAAAGCTCCGCGCTGGTTGCCTATGCCGTGCGCTCGACCAGCCTCGACGAGACCGAATTGTCCTGGTTCATCGACAACGATCTGACCAAGGCGTTGCTGTCGGTGCCGGGTGTCGGGCAGGTCAACCGTATCGGCGGTGTCGATCGCGAAGTTCACGTGGATCTCGATCCCGGGACCATGGCATCGCTCGGGGTCACCGCGGCCACCGTATCGTCGCAGTTGAAGGCCGTTCAAGCGGACACATCGGGCGGTCTTGGCGAGATCGGCGGCACCCGTCAAACCCTACGCACCCTTGGCAACCTTCCGTCGGTCGAGGCGCTGAAGGCACTTAGTATTCCCCTGGCGAATGGCCAGCAGGCGCGTCTCGACGATGTCGCATCGGTCAAGGACAGTTTCGCGGATCGCACCTCGATCGCCTATCTCGACGGCAAGCCTGTCATCGCCGTCGAGATCAAGCGTTCGAAAGGCTTTTCGGATAGCGGTGTCGCGGAAGATGTCGATGCGGCAATCAAGACGTTCGCCGCCGCTCACCCCAATGTGCAAATCGATCAGGCCTACAGCACGATCGGGCCGATCATGGATAACTACCATGGCTCGATGCACATGCTGTATGAAGGTGCCATCCTCGCAATCATCGTGGTCTGGTTATTCCTTCGCGATTGGCGCGCGACTATCCTGTCCGCGGTGGCACTGCCTCTGTCGGTCATCCCGACGTTTCTTGCCATGTATTTTGCAGGCTTCAGTCTGAACATCCTCACGCTGCTTTCCCTGTCATTGGTGATCGGCATACTCGTGGATGACGCCATCGTCGAAATCGAGAACATTGCCCGCCACCTGCAGATGGGCAAGCGGCCGATCGATGCCGCGATGGAGGCGGCCAACGAGATTGGACTTGCTGTCATTGCAACGACCTTTACGCTCGTTGCAGTCTTTCTGCCGACAGCTTTCATGAGCGGCATCCCCGGGCTTCTGTTCCGGCAATTCGGAGTTACCGCCGCCGTCGCGGTCCTTGCCTCGCTTGTTGTCGCGCGTCTCCTGACGCCCATGATGGCAGCCTATTTCATGAAGGCTCATCCGTCCGAAGAGAAGGACGGCCGCATCATGCGCGCCTATCTGGCCGTCGCGAAAGCCGCCCTGAATTACAGGAAGACCACGGTTACGATAACGGCCGTCATCGTGGCGCTTTCGCTTTCGACCATCCCTTTTCTGAAATCTGGCTTTTTGCCGGCTTCTGACGATGCGCGCACGCAAATCACGCTCACGATGCAGCCCGGCTCCACTATCCGGCAGACTGACGTAATGGCGCGCAAAGCCGCGGATATTGTCGGCAAGCTGCGCGACGTCACGCATGTATTTTCCTCGGTCGGTTCGTCATCCTCCGGCGGCGGTATGGACAGCAGTTCCACGAGCGATGTCGGCTCCGCCACGATCGTGGTCGTCCTGACACCCATTTCCGAGCGCAATCGGAAACAAGCGGAGATCGAAAACGATATTCGCCAGGCACTCTCCGCCCTTCCGGGAATGCGTGTGGAAGTCGGTAGCAGCGGCAACGGCACCAAGCTCGAGATTACCCTTGCCAGCGACGATGCCGGTGCGCTCGACAGCGCAAGCACGGCGCTGGAGGAGCAGCTTCGAACGGTTCAGGGGATCGGCGCGGTGACATCGACGGCAGCCAGGCAGGCGCCCGAGATCCAGATCACGCCCGATTTTGCCCGCGCCGCGGCGCTTGGCATAACCTCGAATTCGGTCGCCAGCGCCGTGCGCGTGGCGACAAACGGAGAATATTCCGCGGATCTGCCAAAGCTTACCCTGCCGCAGCGGCAGATCCCGATCGTCGTCCGCTTTTCGCCCGAAACGCGCGCCAGCCTCGACGATATCAAGAATGTGCGGGTGGCCGGAACGAACGGCAATGTCGACCTCGGCTCGATTGCCGATATCCGCATCGGCGGCAGTCCTTCCGAGATCGACCGCATCGACCGTATGCGCAATGTCACCGTCTCCGTCGAACTGAATGGCCGGATTTTGGGCGACGTCAACCGCGAGGCGAAGGCGCTGCCGGCGCTTCAGCATCTGCCGCCGGGTGTCACGCTCGTGGAGCAGGGGGAATTGCAGCGAAGCTCGGAGCTGTTCCAGAGCTTCGGCCTTGCCATGGCGATCGGCATCTTCTGCATCTACGCCGTCCTCGTCCTGCTGTTCCATGATTTCCTGCAGCCGCTTACCCTGCTGATGGCTCTGCCGCTCTCGCTCGGTGGTGCGCTCGTGCCGCTCGTGATGACTGGAACGAGCTTCTCGATGGCGGCCGTCATCGGGCTGCTCATGCTCATGGGCGTGGTGACGAAGAACTCCATCCTGCTCATCGAATATGCGATCATGTCGCGACGGCAAGGCATGTCCCGGTTCGACGCGCTCATCGATGCATGTCACAAACGCGCGCGGCCGATCGTCATGACCACCATTGCCATGGCGTCGGGCATGCTTCCGGTTGCCCTTAGCCTGACCGGCGGCGATTCGAGCTTCCGTCAGCCGATGGCGATCGTGGTGATCGGCGGCGTGACGACCTCGACCTTGCTGAGCCTCATTGTCATCCCTGTCATCTTCACCTTTGTCGATGATTTGGAAACGGTCCTCAAGCGGCTCCTGCGCCGCGTCGGCCTGGCTCATGAAACCGCCACCGAAACTCCGGCGCCCGATGGTCACGAGGCTATCGCCTTCAACTCCGATCGTGCACGGCGAGGACATGGTCACGGTTAA